In the Wyeomyia smithii strain HCP4-BCI-WySm-NY-G18 chromosome 2, ASM2978416v1, whole genome shotgun sequence genome, one interval contains:
- the LOC129723739 gene encoding putative odorant receptor 83c, with protein sequence MDLIQKMEQYKLFRHSFDDPAEFCAQIIATPNKISKLIGLDIFSAGYSSRNFNTIFTLFVAIFYLYLTFTSVYNMRHDVENVINCLVTLGVAIQCVWKLFTFAIYRKKLIWMHEYNISLFKEECNPRTRNMLMRNIFVLSAVLKVMLISYAFTSFSLDFAPLLYLAMTGAKLLPFGFFIPYLNQNSWSGYIINYVVHVILTVYVSSGDMGLDCIYMTILMNSFTQIDLLVISLHEMNEMIEQDCDNIKPVFEKIVRRHQEHLQYLRTVENVFRFFYFVTFVSLSSVLVTSLFAVVMLSWYQGYVFIAFVSYQMFFGCFLGTMLELKSEQLQREIYNILWYKLETEQQMPLRFMLMSAQESVTLTVIFGKLNIPTFLQVYKTVYSIFTMLQTVKVE encoded by the exons ATGGACTTAATTCAAAAGATGGAACAATATAAACTCTTTCGTCATTCATTCGATGATCCAGCAGAGTTTTGTGCTCAAATTATTGCAACCCCGAACAAAATATCTAAACTAATTGGCTTAGATATTTTCAGTGCAGGATATAGCTCACGAAATTTCAAcacaatttttactttatttgtgGCTATATTTTATTTGTATCTAACCTTCACATCAGTATACAATATGCGCCATGATGTGGAAAATGTCATCAACTGCTTGGTGACTTTGGGTGTAGCAATACAGTGCGTGTGGAAGCTTTTTACTTTTGCAATCTATCGGAAGAAGCTTATTTGGATGCACGAGTACAATATTTCTTTGTTTAAGGAGGAATGCAATCCAAGAACGAGGAATATGTTGATGCGGAATATTTTCGTATTGAGTGCCGTGCTGAAAGTTATGTTGATAAGTTATGCTTTTACTAGTTTCTCGTTAGATTTCGCACCACTTTTATACTTAGCGATGACTGGAGCAAAGCTGCTTCCCTTCGGGTTTTTTATCCCTTACCTAAACCAAAACAGCTGGAGTGGATATATTATCAACTACGTGGTGCACGTTATACTGACAGTCTACGTTTCTTCTGGAGATATGGGTCTAGACTGCATCTATATGACGATTTTGATGAATTCTTTTACGCAGATCGATTTATTGGTAATATCTCTGCACGAAATGAACGAAATGATTGAGCAGGATTGCGATAATATAAAACCGGTTTTCGAGAAAATCGTTAGAAGACATCAGGAACATTTACA ATACTTACGAACAGTGGAGAACGTATTCCGATTTTTCTACTTTGTTACGTTTGTCTCGTTGTCATCGGTCTTGGTAACGTCTCTCTTCGCTGTGGTCATG CTTTCGTGGTATCAAGGATACGTATTTATTGCGTTTGTTAGCTACCAAATGTTCTTCGGATGTTTTCTGGGAACTATGTTGGAACTGAAG AGTGAGCAACTTCAACGTGAAATCTACAACATTTTATGGTATAAGTTGGAAACTGAACAACAAATGCCGTTACGATTCATGCTTATGAGTGCCCAGGAATCTGTTACTCTGACCGTTATTTTTGGTAAACTTAACATACCAACTTTTCTTCAGGTATACAAAACAGTGTATAGTATTTTTACCATGTTGCAAACCGTGAAAGTTGAGTAG
- the LOC129720211 gene encoding uncharacterized protein LOC129720211, protein MDYLAGLKRYRILQPADLNAEAVYQNSVKRIDVFNSYMGYAMFKRKISLLNFPFMWGICSLPIFLYLVIETAYWYRQDIEKALMSITTFGFGIQMASKVYTFVLKRKRIIDVHDMNMGYFNVDSMGSLEVQKSLSKNSSLTYILISIILTGYIILVGVVAAAPALYGLVASDPLLPLGFEIIHSDSWIAYWINYSIQLSMCYYAAMLTTTSDATFILYILTSTGHIDAIIGLLDELGDMASQQVDENQISEHLTKILQVHQYHFHYMRKIEDLFKVYFLIAIASLWACITISLAAFVLINWYIGAVVVCFASCQIFFMCFLGTHMQLKSEELMLKVGSFAWYTLPLRDQKRAILFLAATQSPITLSAIMARLDVAAYLKIHKAVYSMLMVLLQVKI, encoded by the exons ATGGATTATCTAGCAGGATTAAAACGCTATCGCATTTTACAACCAGCCGATCTGAATGCCGAAGCGGTCTATCAAAATTCAGTGAAACGTATTGATGTGTTTAATTCGTACATGGGATACGCAATGTTCAAAAGAAAAATCAGCTTATTAAATTTTCCGTTCATGTGGGGTATTTGTTCTTTAcctatttttctttatttggtAATTGAAACAGCCTATTGGTATCGGCAAGATATCGAAAAGGCGCTAATGAGTATAACTACATTTGGATTCGGTATTCAg ATGGCGTCAAAAGTGTATACTTTTGTTTTGAAACGTAAGAGAATTATTGATGTGCATGATATGAATATGGGTTATTTTAATGTCGATAGCATGGGATCTTTGGAAGTTCAAAAATCGCTAAGCAAAAATTCCAGCCTGACCTACATCTTGATATCGATAATCTTAACAGGCTATATTATTCTGGTCGGTGTTGTTGCCGCGGCACCTGCCTTGTACGGCTTGGTAGCATCTGATCCACTGTTACCGTTAGGATTTGAGATAATCCATTCTGATTCGTGGATTGCCTACTGGATTAACTATTCAATTCAATTGAGCATGTGCTATTATGCTGCTATGTTAACCACCACCTCTGATGCAACTTTCATTTTATACATACTTACCTCTACCGGTCATATTGATGCAATTATTGGCCTGTTGGATGAGTTAGGCGATATGGCTAGCCAACAAGTTGACGAAAACCAAATCTCTGAGCATTTGACAAAGATTCTTCAGGTTCACCAGTACCATTTTCACTATATGAGAAAAATTGAGGATTTATTTAAAGTTTACTTTCTGATTGCTATCGCCTCGTTATGGGCTTGCATAACAATCAGTTTAGCGGCATTTGTTCTG ataaactGGTATATCGGTGCAGTTGTGGTTTGTTTTGCGTCTTGTCAGATATTTTTCATGTGCTTTCTTGGAACGCATATGCAATTGAAG AGTGAAGAGCTAATGTTGAAAGTAGGATCATTCGCTTGGTACACGCTTCCTCTACGCGACCAGAAACGAGCGATTTTATTTCTCGCTGCAACTCAATCGCCAATTACGCTTTCGGCCATCATGGCGAGATTAGATGTAGCAGCCT